A region of Anguilla anguilla isolate fAngAng1 chromosome 18, fAngAng1.pri, whole genome shotgun sequence DNA encodes the following proteins:
- the vps26a gene encoding vacuolar protein sorting-associated protein 26A — protein sequence MSFLGGLFGPVCEIDVILNDAETRKMAELKTEEGKMEKHFLFYDGESVSGKVNFTVKQSGKRLEHQGIRIEFVGQIELFSDKSNTHEFVNLVKELALPGELTHDRSYDFEFMQVEKPYESYVGANVRLRYFLKVTIVRRLSDLVKEYDLIVHQLATYPDVNNSIKMEVGIEDCLHIEFEYNKSKYHLKDVIVGKIYFLLVRIKIQHMELQLIKKEMTGIGPSTTTETETVAKYEIMDGAPVKGESIPIRLFLAGYDLTATMRDVNKKFSVRYFLNLVLVDEEDRRYFKQQEVVLWRKAPEKLRKRNFHQRYEPSEPRPDLPGEQPEM from the exons ATG AGTTTCCTGGGTGGATTATTTGGACCAGTGTGTGAAATAGATGTCATCCTCAATGATGCGGAGACCAGGAAGATGGCAGAGCTCAAGACTGAAGAGGGGAAAATGgaaaagcacttcctgttttatgaTGGAGAGTCAGTTTCAGGGAAG GTGAACTTCACTGTGAAACAGTCAGGGAAGAGACTAGAGCACCAGGGTATCCGAATCGAGTTTGTGGGTCAAATTG AGCTGTTCAGTGATAAGAGCAACACGCATGAGTTTGTGAACCTGGTGAAGGAGCTTGCCTTGCCAGGAGAGCTGACGCACGACCGCAGCTACGACTTTGAGTTCATGCAGGTGGAGAAGCCTTATGAGTCCTACGTGGGAGCCAACGTCCGATTGAG GTACTTCCTCAAAGTCACAATAGTTAGAAGACTATCAGACCTGGTGAAGGAGTACGACCTCATCGTCCATCAGCTGGCTACGTACCCCGACGTCAACAACTCCATCAAGATGGAAGTGGGCATTGAAGATTGCCTGCACATAGAGTTTGAATATAACAAGTCTAA ATACCATTTGAAAGATGTAATTGTGGGAAAGATCTACTTTCTATTGGTGAGAATCAAAATCCAGCACATGGAGCTACAATTAATCAAAAAGGAAATGACTGGAATAG gacCAAGTACAACCACTGAAACAGAAACTGTTGCGAAGTATGAGATTATGGACGGAGCTCCAGTCAAAG GGGAGTCCATTCCAATCCGGCTGTTCCTGGCAGGCTATGACCTTACTGCCACCATGAGGGACGTTAATAAGAAGTTCTCGGTTCGCTACTTCCTCAACCTGGTGCTGGTGGACGAGGAGGACAGGCGATATTTCAAACAGCAG GAGGTTGTTTTGTGGAGAAAGGCCCCTGAGAAACTAAGAAAGCGCAACTTCCATCAGCGCTACGAGCCTTCAGAACCGAGACCAGACCTACCTGGGGAACAGCCTGAGATGTGA